The Haladaptatus cibarius D43 genome window below encodes:
- a CDS encoding NHL repeat-containing protein, translating into MISTLTAWLSRSDNRANLFALLAVVLFATAGVGAFTAPDEPHLTEDEERPANNTLIALQGYDDEGRAIEVNPAGEIVWEYDRAHDVFDVEALGPNRVQIAVADEISDEECPAQFRDDGHENCVRNSLRIVEKDTNETTWEYSWFDAKLHAHELHDADHYTVNGKDRWVLVDMGNDRVFAVNRDKEIVWKWNATDRYERPDEMGPEGDWTHANDVDRVENGVFRVSIRNFDTIVDLHVNDSAGEQNDSNRGERNANRVSDSIRVEPVVGPDSFSERGDILHEQHNPDTLGDTLLVADSENDRVLEIEDGEIVWEYGGSAVFDWPRDADRQQNGHTLVTDSYNDRVVEVNENGEIVWAVETGSLPYEADRLPGEGSDGPTASGEGIPSETEDALVVRERGSWAISMVKYVAPERLAEQAFFVLFGLLALVGTGIERRR; encoded by the coding sequence GTGATTTCGACGCTCACCGCGTGGCTCTCCCGCTCCGACAACCGCGCGAACCTGTTCGCTCTCCTCGCAGTCGTCCTGTTCGCCACTGCTGGCGTCGGCGCGTTCACCGCACCCGACGAACCCCATCTCACGGAAGACGAAGAGCGTCCCGCGAACAACACGCTCATCGCGCTTCAGGGGTACGACGACGAGGGGCGTGCCATCGAGGTGAATCCCGCGGGCGAAATCGTCTGGGAGTACGACCGAGCACACGACGTGTTCGACGTGGAAGCCCTCGGCCCGAACCGAGTCCAAATCGCCGTCGCCGACGAAATCAGCGATGAGGAATGCCCGGCACAGTTCCGCGACGACGGCCACGAAAACTGCGTTCGCAACTCGCTCAGGATAGTCGAGAAAGACACGAACGAGACGACGTGGGAGTATTCGTGGTTCGACGCGAAACTCCACGCGCACGAACTGCACGACGCAGACCACTACACGGTAAACGGGAAAGACCGCTGGGTACTCGTGGATATGGGCAACGACCGCGTGTTTGCGGTGAACCGCGACAAGGAAATCGTCTGGAAGTGGAACGCGACCGACCGCTACGAACGCCCGGACGAAATGGGGCCGGAAGGCGACTGGACGCACGCAAACGACGTTGACAGGGTCGAAAACGGGGTTTTCCGTGTGAGCATCCGCAACTTCGATACGATAGTCGATTTGCACGTCAACGATTCGGCCGGGGAGCAAAACGACTCGAACCGAGGCGAGCGTAACGCGAATCGAGTCAGTGACTCGATTCGCGTCGAACCCGTGGTCGGGCCGGATTCGTTTTCGGAGCGAGGTGACATCCTCCACGAACAGCACAACCCCGACACGCTCGGCGACACCCTACTCGTGGCGGACAGCGAAAACGACCGCGTGCTGGAAATCGAGGACGGCGAAATCGTCTGGGAGTACGGCGGAAGTGCGGTGTTCGACTGGCCGCGGGACGCAGACCGCCAGCAGAACGGCCACACGCTCGTCACGGATTCGTACAACGACCGCGTCGTGGAAGTGAACGAGAACGGCGAGATAGTCTGGGCAGTCGAAACCGGGTCGCTCCCCTACGAGGCGGACAGACTGCCCGGCGAAGGGAGCGATGGCCCGACAGCAAGCGGAGAAGGAATCCCATCCGAAACCGAGGATGCTTTGGTCGTCCGCGAACGCGGGTCGTGGGCGATTTCGATGGTGAAGTACGTCGCGCCGGAGCGACTGGCGGAACAGGCCTTTTTCGTCCTGTTCGGTCTGCTTGCGCTGGTCGGCACGGGAATCGAGCGGCGACGTTAG
- a CDS encoding ribosome biogenesis/translation initiation ATPase RLI produces MAEDSIAVVDLERCSPDRCNYECKNYCPPNRTGKECITLRGEDTEEGQPDQIHISEEICLGETCGICVEKCPFDAIEIINLPQELQDDPTHRYGENAFSLYGLPVPQEGQVTGILGPNGSGKTTAVKILAGELAPNLGQFEEPPGWDAVLDRYRGTELQNYLEDVRDGDVTVARKPQYVDKIPNRFDGSTADLLSRTDERGVLDDLLERLEIEHVMEQDIDSLSGGELQRVALVAALARDADFYFLDEITPYLDISQRVKVARLIQEMANEQGRSMLVVEHDLAILDLVADNLHVAYGEPGAYGVITTPKSVRNGINEYLAGYLNNENMRIRPNAIEFDEHAPRETTTADALVEYPSLSKSYGEGEFSLDVESGTIYENEVLGIVGPNGIGKSTFAKLLAGRLQPDEGDVDLNLEISYKPQYIEIDQPMRVDVFLSSLSDDFGSSYWNTEIAQPLLLDRIMEQNLTDLSGGERQRVAIAACLSKSADLYLLDEPSAYLDVEQRVRATRAIRRYAEMQDATVLVIDHDTYMVDLLSDRLMVFDGEPAEHGHAGRPKGMREGMNDFLANLDITFRRDENVGRPRINKPGSQLDRRQKSEGEYYYS; encoded by the coding sequence ATGGCGGAAGACAGCATTGCCGTCGTTGATTTGGAGCGCTGTTCGCCCGACAGGTGCAACTACGAGTGTAAAAACTACTGCCCACCGAACCGAACCGGAAAGGAGTGCATCACGCTCCGCGGCGAGGACACGGAGGAAGGTCAACCCGACCAAATTCACATCAGCGAGGAAATCTGCCTCGGCGAAACGTGTGGTATCTGTGTCGAAAAGTGTCCCTTCGACGCAATCGAGATTATCAACCTACCCCAAGAGCTACAGGACGACCCGACTCACCGCTACGGCGAAAACGCGTTTTCGCTGTACGGCCTGCCGGTTCCACAGGAAGGCCAAGTGACGGGGATCCTCGGCCCGAACGGGAGCGGGAAAACGACCGCGGTGAAAATTTTGGCTGGCGAACTCGCGCCGAACCTCGGCCAGTTCGAAGAGCCACCGGGATGGGACGCGGTGCTCGACCGCTACCGCGGGACGGAACTCCAGAACTACCTCGAAGACGTGCGAGACGGCGACGTGACGGTTGCGCGAAAACCGCAGTACGTCGATAAGATTCCGAACCGATTCGACGGCAGTACGGCCGACCTGCTTTCCCGAACCGACGAGCGTGGGGTTTTGGACGACCTGCTGGAACGCCTCGAAATCGAGCACGTGATGGAACAGGACATCGACAGCCTCTCTGGCGGGGAACTTCAGCGCGTCGCGCTGGTGGCCGCACTCGCTCGTGACGCCGATTTCTACTTCCTCGACGAAATCACGCCGTACCTCGACATCAGCCAGCGCGTCAAAGTCGCGCGCCTGATTCAGGAGATGGCGAACGAGCAGGGACGCTCCATGCTCGTGGTCGAACACGACCTCGCTATTCTCGACTTGGTCGCGGACAATCTTCACGTAGCATACGGTGAACCCGGTGCCTACGGTGTCATCACGACGCCGAAATCGGTGCGCAACGGCATCAACGAGTATCTCGCTGGGTACCTCAATAACGAGAACATGCGGATTCGTCCGAACGCCATCGAGTTCGACGAGCACGCACCGCGAGAGACGACGACCGCGGACGCACTCGTGGAGTATCCCAGCCTCTCGAAATCCTATGGCGAAGGCGAATTCTCGCTCGACGTTGAGAGCGGAACAATTTACGAGAACGAAGTTCTCGGCATCGTCGGCCCGAACGGAATCGGGAAATCGACGTTCGCCAAACTGCTCGCTGGGCGACTGCAACCTGACGAGGGCGACGTTGACCTCAATCTCGAAATCTCCTACAAGCCGCAGTACATCGAAATCGACCAACCGATGCGAGTGGACGTGTTTCTCTCGTCGCTGTCGGACGATTTCGGTTCTTCCTACTGGAACACCGAAATCGCACAACCGCTCCTGCTCGACCGAATCATGGAGCAGAACCTGACCGACCTCTCCGGCGGCGAGCGCCAGCGAGTCGCCATCGCGGCCTGTCTGTCGAAGAGCGCAGACCTCTACCTGCTGGACGAACCCTCGGCGTACCTCGACGTGGAACAGCGCGTCCGGGCGACGCGCGCGATTCGACGCTACGCCGAGATGCAGGACGCAACGGTGTTGGTCATCGACCACGACACGTACATGGTCGACCTTCTCTCCGACCGACTGATGGTGTTCGACGGCGAACCCGCAGAACACGGTCACGCCGGACGCCCGAAGGGAATGCGCGAGGGCATGAACGACTTCCTCGCCAACCTCGACATCACCTTCCGCAGGGACGAGAACGTGGGTCGCCCGCGCATCAACAAGCCCGGTAGTCAACTCGACCGGCGACAGAAAAGCGAAGGCGAGTACTACTACAGCTAA
- a CDS encoding EMC6-like membrane protein — protein MATEQATERRAAHLRSITVTALASLAGIAAGFASAMVVGTSGQAATDQLGLAIMLGFVVVQLPLLRVIGYELNGIKDHLFVAFMTFSLWFITWGILLTNQVQL, from the coding sequence ATGGCGACTGAACAGGCAACAGAGCGACGGGCGGCCCATCTACGGAGTATCACCGTCACGGCGCTCGCTTCGCTGGCCGGAATTGCCGCCGGGTTCGCCTCTGCCATGGTGGTAGGGACGAGCGGCCAGGCGGCGACAGATCAGTTAGGGCTGGCCATCATGCTCGGATTCGTCGTGGTACAACTACCACTGCTCCGCGTGATTGGCTACGAACTCAATGGAATCAAAGACCATCTCTTCGTGGCGTTCATGACGTTTTCTCTCTGGTTCATCACGTGGGGAATCCTGCTCACGAATCAGGTGCAGTTGTAA